Proteins encoded in a region of the Dreissena polymorpha isolate Duluth1 chromosome 6, UMN_Dpol_1.0, whole genome shotgun sequence genome:
- the LOC127834176 gene encoding uncharacterized protein LOC127834176 — translation MGTVPAWVCSSLGHVLTALFDADIATTKSRVWTACPTVTCTTSWTPVQPTRAGRGTTARPPATSAQGRLPPPPWSQPRRKPALCSHRKQPPPLSHQPAPPLAQTTETPVTTEKGTADKNHDDGWRSTH, via the exons ATGGGGACAGTGCCTGCGTGGGTTTGTTCGAGCCTTGGGCACGTGCTAACTGCGCTCTTCGATGCGGATATTGCG ACTACAAAGAGCCGTGTGTGGACCGCCTGTCCTACTGTAACCTGTACGACCTCGTGGACGCCTGTACAACCTACGAGGGCTGGGCGAGGCACAACTGCAAGGCCTCCTGCAACAAGTGCGCAGGGCCGTCTACCGCCACCCCCATGGTCTCAACCGAGGCGCAAACCAGCCCTGTGTTCACACAGgaaacaaccaccaccactgAGCCATCAACCAGCACCCCCCCTTGCGCAGACCACCGAAACGCCGGTAACGACCGAAAAGGGCACCGCCGACAAGAACCACGACGACGGATGGCGCTCCACCCACTAG